GATGCATGTTTAATTAGTTTTTCCCCCCCCCCCAGCCCTCCCCCGCCAGGGGGGAGGGAGTTTTATTGGGGGCTCAGTCCCTAATTACTAAGATCGTCGCCGGGCACACCCACCGGCCGGTGTTCGCGGGGCTTTCGCTGACCGAGCGGCGGCTTCTGGAGGGCGGCGCCGGCCCGCCGGGGATCGCCCGGAAGGACGGCTCCGAGGCGACCTACTACAACACCGGCGCCTGCGTGCTTCCGCGCAGCATCACCGGTATCGAGATCACCGCTGACCAGAATGCGGGCGACCCAATCCGCCCGCATTTTGCGCTTGTGAAGTGGGCCGTCCAGCCCGCCTCCGCCCGGGATGCCTCCCTCGTCATCGCCCGCACCCTCCTCGAATAAGGTCCCTATAGGGTCTTGAAAAAAGAAAAGGGTATTGGAACAGTAAACGGCGATGGATTTTTCTTGACTTATGTGTGGTTGAACGATATCCTTACTGTAAGGAGGTAAGGAATGCTTGCAAAGCTTACGACCAAAAACCAGATCACGCTGCCACGGAAGGTAATTCAAGAGTTCAGCGGCATTGAATATTTCGATGCTGATGTCCAGGATGGCCGCATCATCCTGGCGCCCGTCAGGATGCAGCCTGTGGACGCTACTCTAACTGGAATCCGGGAAAAGATGAAGAAGCTCGGAATAACGCCTGCCGATGTGACTGAGGCTGTGCAGTGGGCCAGAAGCAAAGAATCGTGATCCGGACAGTGATAGACACGAATGTTCTGGTTTCCGCACTGCTTTTTTCGGGAGAGATGGGAGATATCGTCTCATACTGGAAGGCCCGCAAATTCTTGCCGGTTTTTTCGCATGATACGTTTGATGAGTTCAGACGAGTTCTCGCCTACCCAAAATTTTCATTGACGCCTCGGGAAATCGACGCCCTTCTTCAAGACGAAGTCCTTCCGTTTTGTGAAGTGGCTGATATCGAAGATGAAATCATCGGCGTATGCCGGGATGGCGCCGATGATAAATTCCTATCCTGTGCCGTGGCTGCAAAGGCCGACTACATCGTCAGCGACGACAAGGATCTGCTCGTTCTGGGCAATTTTCGCAACATCCCCATTATAACCGCAGGGCAATTTTGGGGGTCAGGTCTTTAAATTTAGGTGCGCCAAGCGAAGCTTGGGCAAGGGGGAAGTGAAAGTGAGCTGAAACCTTGCGAAGGAACCCAGGGAGTAAACAACCTCCCCCGGTAAAGCTGGCCGGCAGCCGGAACCGAGTCTTGCGTGGTGCGGGGGTAACCCCGGCTGCGAAGCGTAGACAGGGAGCAGGCAGGCCGCGTGATAGAGCCTCGAAATAAACAAATGTGGAAGCCGACGCCGTCTAAATAGCGGAAGGCAGCATCCGGGAGTTGCAATGGTCAGACTTCAGGATTCCACCGGGGTCGAAGAGCGGGGCATGTGTGCAAGGGGGTTCCCCAGGAACTTGGGAGGTCCCATCTTTTCCACTGACAGAGATGTGGTTGGGGATTTGAAGAAGCCTACGGTTTTCAAACCAAAACCAGCTTGAAAGACGGATTAAAGCGAGAGGTGGATTGGTATAAAACACAAGTGCGATAAAGAAAGTGCTGAGTGCTGAGGACTGGGTGAAGAAAACAAAAAATGCGTTTCAGATTGTTCTGTTACTCCTACAGTGGTTGGTATTCGGAATGTCTTGACTATATGTGTATAGCCGGGGTATATAGAAAATGATTTCAAGAGAGATTTTCTGGTGAATGTTTATCGCTCAAAGGCCTTCACACGCTTGGCTCGACGCGAGGGACTAACAGATCTTGAAGTTTGTCAGGCAGTGGCCGAGATGAATGCCGGGCTGAGCGATGCTAACCTTGGAGCGGGCCTGTTCAAGAAACGGATCGCCATGCCGGGCCAGGGAAAGCGTGGAAGTTGGAGAGCGCTACTTGGGTTTCAGGCAGGCAAGAAAGCGTTTTTCCTTTATTTGTTTCCCAAGAACAGCCGGGACAACATTGAAGACAATGAGATGAAGGCCCTGAAGCGCCTGACAAGATATTATCTCACATTGAAGCCCGACGAAATCAAAACAGCATTGCAATGTGGCGAGTTAAGCGAGGTGAACTGTAATGAAAAAAGGACATGACAGCATTTTGTCCGTCGTTTATGAAACGGCAAAGGATTTGCGTAATGCGGGTATCATGGATGAGATAACAATGCGCGAATTTGATGCGCTTTGTCTGCCGCCCGTGAAGACGTATCAGGCACAGGAAATCAGACAGATACGGTTGCGGTATCACGTCAGTCAGGCGGTCTTCGCTACTTATCTAAACGTCAGCAAAACATCTGTGGCGAGCTGGGAGTCTGGCGGGAAGAAACCCGGCCCTACGGCAGTCAAACTGCTTAATTTGGTCGATCGAAAAGGCATTGAAGCTGTGGCCTGACTCCCCAATTTACGTCGTGTCGTCCATGCGTTGTACCAAAAAGGCTGTCAGATCTGTTCCTTTTCGGTTGATACTCCTGCAGCAGAAATGTTCCCGCAAAGCGTAGAAGTTTTGACTGGAGTTCATCCATGGGGGTCAGGTCTTGATTTTTAGCGTTTTGCCGAGGGCGTATTTAAGCCCCTATTTCTGTTCTTGACATTACACACTTCTGTGTGCTTTATTATGACCCATGGAAGGAGGTGCTTTATGCAGACAGAAATGGCCCGAATTAATGTAACCTTACCGAAGGATGTGATCGAATCCTTGAATCACGTTGCAGGTCCTCGCAGTCGCAGCCGCCTCATTGCGGAATCACTGCGGGAGTATATTCAGAAATTGAAAGCAGCCGAATTGGAAAAGCAGCTTGAAAAAGGGTATCGCGCCGCGGCAGCCGGGAATGCAGCCATGACCGAAGAATTCGAAGCTGTCGATCTGGAGGGATGGGATGATTATTAAACGAGGGGAGATTTATCTGGCCGCCCTTGACCCCGTGATGGGGCGGGAGATCGCCAAAACTCGCCCGGTCGCGGTGGTTTCCAACGATAAGAACAATGAATTTTCCGGGACGGTGACGATTCTTCCCCTGACCTCAAAAAACCCTCAATCGGTCTATCCCTTTGAGGTTTTTATTGCCCAAGGCATTGCCAATTTACCCAAGGACTCCAAAATCAAAGCGGATCAGATTCGCACCCTCGACAAGAAAAGGATCATAAAAAGGATTGGCGCTTTGGATCAGAAGGGTTTGAACGCGATCGACGAAGCCCTGAAAATTCACTTGGCTCTGAATTAATTAGGGCTCTGAAAGCTTGAATTTCTCCCGAAATGTTGTTAATTGTCATTCCCGTGAAAACGGGAATCTGGTCTTTTCGAGAATAAAAGGGGACGGTTCTATTAATTATTCGGGGAGCATGCCTTTCCTCTCAGATTTCCGGTTGATTTTTCCCTTCCAGCCACTACACGTAAATAACGTGTAAAAAGGAGGTTTGCCTTGAAGCAAAATATCACCATCAGTCTTGACAAGGAGCTGATCCGGACAGGCAAGAAACCCCCCAAACCCAAAGCGCCTGACTGGCCATATTCCATAATACTCCGGTTTACATTCCGTAATTTACGTTGATAGATTCCATATTTCTCGCTATGATGTCCTCATGAACTCACCCCTTTTATTCGGCGGAAGCTCCATTCCGACCGCGCCTGTTGCAACACCGGCTCATGCGTCCATCCCCGCTGCATCACGGGCATCGAGATCGCCCCGGGACCAGACGGGCAGCCTGCCTTCACCTTCATCAAGTGGGGCTATGCAGCCCAGGGCGCGGGGATGGACCCCGCCCTATTTATCTATCTCTTAAATCAAGACAGAAAAGGCTTGCATTATCTCTTTAAAAGAGATAGATTTGCATCATGAAACAGATTATCTCCCAGCTTATTGATGATTTCCATGAACGGAAGCTGCCGGAGCTGACAGCCCGGGACAGGGAATTTCCCGAAGCGGTGGGCAAGGCGGATGTCGTCATCGGGATGAGGCGGGCGGGAAAGACCTGGTTTTGCTATCAGAAGATAAAAGAGCTGCTGACCTCGGGGATCGAAAAAGAGAAGATCCTCTACCTGAACTTTGAGGATGATCGGCTGCTGGAATTTAATCTTCAACATTTCCAGGACATCCTGGATGTTTATTTCGGGAAATACCCCGCGCATCGCAGCGCCCGTTGTTATTTTTTCTTCGATGAGATTCATCGGATCGACCAGTGGGAAATGTTCATCAGGCGCCTGCTGGACACTGAAAACATTCAGCTTTTCATCACCGGTTCCTCGTCGAAGCTGCTTGGCTCAGAAATCGCGACCAGTTTGCGGGGGCGCTCGCTGACGACGGAAATATTCCCGTTCAGTTTCAAGGAGTTTCTGAAATATCACGGTATTTTTGCCGAGATGCCGAAAACATTCGGCGCCAATACGGCATCTTTATTGCGCAAGGCGGCAAGAGATTATCTTGAGATCGGCGGTTTCCCGGAAGTTCAGAAACTGGAGCCGAGCCTCCGCATCGAAGTGTTGCAGGGTTATATAGATTCCGTGTTGTTGAAAGACATTGTCGAGCGCCACAAAATTGGCAACATCCTCGTACTGAAGCATCTCGTCCGCCATATCATCCACTCGTCCGGAGGGCAATTCAGCGTCAACAAGTTCTTCAATGCCATGAAAAGCATGGGGGTCAAATGCACGAAGAACAGCCTGTATGAATATCTCGACCATCTGGCGGATGCCTTTTTATTTTACAAGGTTCCCATTCACAGCCGTTCGGAGAAGGCAAGGCAGATCAATCCGGCTAAAATCTACGCCATCGACACCGGCCTTCTGAATGCGATGACCTTTCGTAACTCGAACAATTACGCGCAACTGCTGGAAACGATGGTGTTCATGCACCTGCGCCGCGGGGGGTATGATGTGGAATATTTCATTGCGAAGGACGGGCGGGAAACTGATTTTCTGGCGCGACACAGAATCACCGGCGAGACGGAACTGATGCAGGTCTGCTGGGAAATGGCAGATAAAAAGACCTTTGCCCGGGAACTTCAGGGATTGAAAAGCGCCATGGCGGAGCTGTCAATCCCGGCCGGCACGATCGTAACCTGGGACGACGAAACCGCCATAGAGAATAATATCAACATAATTCCCATCTGGAAGCGGCTTTTTAATTAGGGACAGCAAGTTTGGGGGTCAGGTCTCCGTTTTTAGCGTTTTTGCGGGGGTGAACAGGGGATAGGCGATAGCGCCCCTAACAATTCATATTCAATTCATATTCCTTGACAAGATATTCCCTATAGTGAATAATCATGTGGAAAATTCTTCAGACGAAACAGTTTGGTGAATGGTTTGCAGGTTCTGACAATGTCGATGAAGATGTCCGCGAATCCATTTATGCCCTGATGGAAGTGTTGAAAAGCATCGGGCCGAACCTCGGCCGTCCCTATGTTGATTCGGTAAAGGGAAGCCGGCATGAGAACATGAAGGAGTTGAGGGTGCAAAGCGAGGGCAGGCCTTTCAGAATCTTTTTCGCGTTTGACCCATTCCGGCAGGCCGTTTTGTTGATCGGCGGGAATAAAACGGGGGATAAACGGTTCTATGCGCGTATGCTTCCCATCGCAGACGCATTGTATGATCATTATCTCCAGGATTTGGGAGAGAGGAAATGAAAGCAGAAAAGTATGCCGATTTTTTCGAGGAGGCTGAAAAGAGCATGTCGAAAGATAGCATCCGCCGCGCTGAGCGAGATGCAAATAAAATCATGCTGAATCTAG
This DNA window, taken from Syntrophobacterales bacterium, encodes the following:
- a CDS encoding type II toxin-antitoxin system PemK/MazF family toxin, whose translation is MIIKRGEIYLAALDPVMGREIAKTRPVAVVSNDKNNEFSGTVTILPLTSKNPQSVYPFEVFIAQGIANLPKDSKIKADQIRTLDKKRIIKRIGALDQKGLNAIDEALKIHLALN
- a CDS encoding ATP-binding protein; its protein translation is MKQIISQLIDDFHERKLPELTARDREFPEAVGKADVVIGMRRAGKTWFCYQKIKELLTSGIEKEKILYLNFEDDRLLEFNLQHFQDILDVYFGKYPAHRSARCYFFFDEIHRIDQWEMFIRRLLDTENIQLFITGSSSKLLGSEIATSLRGRSLTTEIFPFSFKEFLKYHGIFAEMPKTFGANTASLLRKAARDYLEIGGFPEVQKLEPSLRIEVLQGYIDSVLLKDIVERHKIGNILVLKHLVRHIIHSSGGQFSVNKFFNAMKSMGVKCTKNSLYEYLDHLADAFLFYKVPIHSRSEKARQINPAKIYAIDTGLLNAMTFRNSNNYAQLLETMVFMHLRRGGYDVEYFIAKDGRETDFLARHRITGETELMQVCWEMADKKTFARELQGLKSAMAELSIPAGTIVTWDDETAIENNINIIPIWKRLFN
- a CDS encoding putative toxin-antitoxin system toxin component, PIN family, coding for MIRTVIDTNVLVSALLFSGEMGDIVSYWKARKFLPVFSHDTFDEFRRVLAYPKFSLTPREIDALLQDEVLPFCEVADIEDEIIGVCRDGADDKFLSCAVAAKADYIVSDDKDLLVLGNFRNIPIITAGQFWGSGL
- a CDS encoding AbrB/MazE/SpoVT family DNA-binding domain-containing protein, producing the protein MLAKLTTKNQITLPRKVIQEFSGIEYFDADVQDGRIILAPVRMQPVDATLTGIREKMKKLGITPADVTEAVQWARSKES
- a CDS encoding type II toxin-antitoxin system RelE/ParE family toxin, coding for MNVYRSKAFTRLARREGLTDLEVCQAVAEMNAGLSDANLGAGLFKKRIAMPGQGKRGSWRALLGFQAGKKAFFLYLFPKNSRDNIEDNEMKALKRLTRYYLTLKPDEIKTALQCGELSEVNCNEKRT
- a CDS encoding type II toxin-antitoxin system RelE/ParE family toxin — translated: MWKILQTKQFGEWFAGSDNVDEDVRESIYALMEVLKSIGPNLGRPYVDSVKGSRHENMKELRVQSEGRPFRIFFAFDPFRQAVLLIGGNKTGDKRFYARMLPIADALYDHYLQDLGERK
- a CDS encoding DNA-binding transcriptional regulator, which translates into the protein MKKGHDSILSVVYETAKDLRNAGIMDEITMREFDALCLPPVKTYQAQEIRQIRLRYHVSQAVFATYLNVSKTSVASWESGGKKPGPTAVKLLNLVDRKGIEAVA